The following proteins come from a genomic window of Leptospira bandrabouensis:
- the dnaE gene encoding DNA polymerase III subunit alpha translates to MQDFAHLHLHTTYSMLDGAIRISDLMKRVKELGMSSVAITDHGNMYGAIEFYKEAVKHDVKPIIGCEFYVTPSRSAETELEEIADGGAYHIILLCKNETGYRNIIKLASRSFTEGFYRKPRIDYDLLERHSEGLVCLTACLAGEVNRKILEGKEDKAYALAGKLHEIFRKEDFYLEIQDHGIPEQRTVAEAVMGFSKRTGIPLVLTNDSHFLTKDDREAQDILLRIGMRKNIDDEMRFGFNDNFYVKSPAEMLGLFPDHTDAFYNTLAIRDKCSLNFQFGNPLLPPFEVPAGFDTDSYLEKLVWEGIKEKYHEITPVVRERTEYEMQTIRNMHFAGYFLIVQDYINFARKAGIPVGPGRGSAAGSIIAYALGITNVDPIRYNLLFERFLNPDRKDMPDIDTDFCVERREEVINYIKHRYGENRVGQIITFGSLAAKAAIKDVARVFNVPFSEVNEMSKLFPKKLGITIQEAVETSKDLRDIAEKSDLNKKVFYIAQKLEGNYRQVGRHAAGVVIAPTALEEIVPLSTVSEPGRDGRSIVTQYDKNMSEQVGLIKMDILGLKNLTTIHHATKLIEKRHGVLLDLDKIPLDDPATFSLLRKANVLGIFQLDSSSGIRDLFAKAQVQKFEEIAALLALYRPGPMGSGMLDDYLDRKNGKKKVVFPHESLAEVLGETYGVVVYQEQVMGISRIMGGYSVGDSDVLRKAMAKKDKSKLPALKEKFVKGAIEKKINEKLATELFEQLEKFGEYGFNKSHSVAYAFVTYQTAYLKANYSIEYLTALLSGDHSKITDVVKYINNAKEMGIRILGPDVKESGISFEITDDKTVRFGLSSIKGVGELAAENIIANRNSIGGYKQLSDFTKKLDTRLANKKVLESLAQGGAFDSFGYTRKTIFESTDMILTYANKKQAEEKEGQFSLFGGANGGGEENLNLPKDGIEWNVDELLKREKETTGLYLSGHPLDKFTEQLKTLKPTTIENLEEVRPKSKVEIAGVLSKKVVKLTKKKEEFVNFMLEDQTGEIECVAFPKTYAEFKHLFTEDNTVFIRGILERLDADESELKGQIIVNKLEELNSVTIEKKMEKTLHLTINMMEEKNRDVILKLQDVLSVHRGASSVFFHLVGNGDEKKVIRAHDHFSIEITPDLMKMLTDILGKGMVRYTVGEEVRVFG, encoded by the coding sequence ATGCAAGATTTCGCCCACCTTCATTTGCATACTACCTATTCCATGCTCGACGGAGCCATACGGATCAGTGATCTCATGAAACGTGTGAAGGAACTAGGTATGAGTTCTGTCGCCATAACCGACCACGGAAACATGTATGGTGCCATCGAATTCTACAAAGAAGCAGTCAAACATGATGTCAAACCCATCATAGGATGTGAGTTTTATGTAACACCTTCGCGAAGTGCCGAAACAGAATTAGAGGAAATTGCTGACGGCGGTGCTTATCACATCATCTTACTTTGTAAAAATGAAACTGGTTATAGAAATATCATTAAACTAGCAAGTCGTTCGTTTACAGAAGGGTTTTATCGCAAACCTAGAATTGATTACGATTTATTAGAACGTCATAGTGAGGGTCTTGTTTGTTTGACCGCTTGTCTTGCGGGAGAAGTCAACCGAAAGATTTTAGAAGGCAAAGAAGACAAAGCGTATGCGTTAGCTGGTAAATTACATGAAATTTTTCGCAAAGAAGATTTTTATTTAGAAATCCAAGACCACGGAATTCCAGAACAAAGAACTGTTGCAGAAGCGGTTATGGGATTTTCCAAACGAACAGGTATTCCACTCGTTCTTACCAATGATTCCCACTTTTTAACAAAAGATGATAGGGAGGCGCAAGACATCTTACTTCGTATTGGTATGCGTAAGAATATCGATGATGAAATGCGTTTTGGATTTAATGATAATTTTTATGTAAAATCTCCCGCAGAAATGTTGGGCCTTTTCCCTGATCATACAGATGCATTTTATAATACTTTAGCCATTCGAGATAAATGTTCTCTTAATTTCCAATTTGGAAATCCTTTATTACCACCTTTTGAAGTTCCTGCTGGTTTTGATACCGATAGTTATTTGGAAAAATTGGTTTGGGAAGGTATTAAAGAAAAGTACCATGAGATAACGCCTGTTGTACGAGAAAGAACAGAATATGAAATGCAAACAATTCGAAATATGCATTTTGCCGGATACTTTCTCATTGTTCAGGATTATATTAACTTTGCTAGAAAGGCAGGTATTCCTGTCGGCCCAGGACGTGGTTCCGCAGCGGGATCAATCATTGCTTATGCACTTGGAATCACCAATGTGGATCCCATTCGTTATAATTTACTTTTTGAAAGGTTCCTGAACCCCGACAGAAAGGATATGCCTGATATTGATACGGATTTTTGCGTAGAAAGACGGGAAGAAGTAATTAATTACATCAAACATCGATATGGTGAGAACCGCGTAGGTCAAATCATCACCTTTGGATCTTTAGCTGCCAAAGCTGCCATTAAAGACGTTGCTCGTGTGTTCAATGTTCCGTTTTCTGAAGTGAACGAAATGAGTAAACTCTTTCCCAAAAAATTGGGAATTACCATCCAAGAAGCTGTAGAAACATCCAAAGACCTTCGTGACATTGCCGAAAAATCCGATTTAAACAAAAAAGTATTTTATATTGCTCAGAAACTAGAAGGTAACTATCGTCAGGTGGGAAGACACGCGGCCGGTGTTGTCATAGCTCCAACAGCTCTGGAAGAAATTGTTCCTTTGTCTACGGTGAGTGAGCCAGGTAGAGATGGACGTTCTATTGTTACCCAATACGACAAAAATATGTCGGAACAAGTGGGACTCATTAAGATGGATATCTTAGGTTTAAAAAACTTAACGACCATCCATCATGCCACAAAACTTATCGAAAAACGTCATGGTGTTTTACTTGATTTAGATAAAATTCCGCTCGATGATCCTGCCACCTTTAGTTTGTTACGAAAAGCAAATGTTCTAGGTATATTCCAGTTAGATTCGTCTTCAGGAATTCGTGACCTTTTTGCCAAAGCACAAGTGCAAAAATTTGAAGAGATTGCCGCCTTGCTTGCGTTATATCGTCCTGGTCCAATGGGATCGGGGATGTTGGATGATTATTTAGATCGTAAAAACGGCAAAAAGAAAGTTGTTTTCCCTCATGAAAGTTTAGCAGAAGTTTTGGGTGAAACCTACGGAGTGGTTGTTTACCAAGAGCAGGTGATGGGTATTTCACGAATCATGGGTGGATATTCAGTGGGAGACTCGGATGTTCTTCGTAAGGCGATGGCCAAAAAGGACAAATCAAAACTTCCTGCTTTGAAAGAGAAGTTTGTAAAAGGTGCGATCGAAAAAAAGATTAACGAAAAACTTGCCACCGAACTTTTTGAACAGTTAGAAAAATTTGGTGAGTATGGTTTTAATAAATCTCACTCAGTTGCTTACGCCTTTGTTACTTATCAAACAGCTTACTTAAAGGCAAATTATTCCATTGAATACTTAACGGCTTTATTATCAGGGGACCATTCGAAAATTACTGATGTTGTAAAATACATAAACAATGCTAAAGAAATGGGTATTCGCATTTTAGGGCCCGATGTCAAAGAATCAGGAATTTCTTTTGAAATCACTGATGATAAAACAGTAAGGTTTGGTCTTTCTTCCATCAAAGGTGTCGGGGAACTTGCAGCAGAAAACATCATCGCCAATCGGAATTCCATTGGTGGTTACAAACAACTAAGTGACTTCACCAAAAAATTGGATACAAGGCTTGCTAACAAAAAAGTTTTAGAGTCTCTTGCGCAAGGGGGAGCCTTTGATTCTTTTGGTTATACAAGAAAAACCATTTTCGAATCCACGGATATGATCTTAACCTACGCTAACAAAAAGCAGGCGGAAGAAAAAGAAGGTCAGTTTTCTTTATTTGGCGGCGCAAACGGTGGTGGGGAAGAAAATCTCAATTTACCCAAAGATGGAATAGAATGGAATGTGGATGAATTATTAAAGAGGGAAAAAGAAACTACAGGACTTTATCTTTCTGGCCACCCACTAGATAAATTTACAGAACAATTAAAAACACTAAAGCCAACAACCATCGAAAATTTAGAAGAGGTTCGACCCAAATCGAAAGTTGAGATTGCGGGAGTTCTTTCCAAAAAAGTAGTCAAACTCACAAAGAAAAAAGAAGAGTTTGTGAACTTTATGTTAGAGGACCAAACAGGGGAAATTGAATGTGTTGCCTTCCCTAAAACTTATGCCGAATTTAAACATTTATTCACAGAAGACAATACAGTATTCATTCGTGGGATTTTGGAACGCCTGGATGCCGACGAATCAGAGTTAAAAGGTCAGATTATTGTTAACAAACT